From a region of the Zingiber officinale cultivar Zhangliang chromosome 4B, Zo_v1.1, whole genome shotgun sequence genome:
- the LOC121975276 gene encoding dihydrolipoyllysine-residue succinyltransferase component of 2-oxoglutarate dehydrogenase complex 1, mitochondrial-like: MASYLARRLLGRRSVSALFFLRSYGHARHISHYSLHGGSVCTKPMREAMEFFPRPSPYKCWSRSFASDGDLVDAVVPYMGESITDGTLATFLKKPGDRVEMDEPIAQIETDKVTIDVASPEAGVIQKFVAKEGDTVTPGAKVAIISKSAPSDTHVSPSDEKLGKDTGASVPAEKKIDTQVPKSEVPKADKLKTPPPPPPAPKTSPSEPQLPPKEKERRVPMPRLRKRVATRLKDSQNTFAMLTTFNEVDMTNLMKLRSDYKDAFVEKHGVKLGLMSGFLKAAVSGLQNQPIINAVIDGDDIIYRDYIDVSIAVGTPKGLVVPVIRNADRMNFADIEKEINTLAKKANNGTISIDEMAGGTFTVSNGGVYGSLLSTPIINPPQSAILGMHSIVSRPMVVDGNIVPRPMMYIALTYDHRLIDGREAVFFLRRIKDVVEDPRRLLLDLEPH; encoded by the exons GCATTATTTTTCTTGAGAAGTTATGGGCATGCTCGCCACATTAGCCATTACAGTCTCCATG GTGGTTCTGTCTGTACAAAACCTATGAG AGAGGCTATGGAGTTCTTCCCACGGCCATCACCTTACAAATGCTGGAGTAGGTCATTTGCTTCTGATG GTGATCTGGTTGATGCTGTTGTTCCATATATGGGGGAATCTATAACTGATGGAACTTTAGCAACTTTTCTGAAGA AACCTGGTGATAGAGTTGAAATGGACGAACCTATTGCACAGATTGAAACTGACAAG GTGACTATTGATGTAGCTAGTCCTGAAGCTGGAGTTATCCAAAAG TTCGTTGCCAAAGAAGGGGATACAGTGACTCCTGGAGCCAAAGTAGCTATTATTTCCAAGTCTGCTCCTAGTGACACTCATGTTTCTCCATCAGATGAGAAGCTTGGTAAGGACACTGGAGCTTCTGTTCCAGCTGAGAAGAAGATTGACACACAAGTGCCGAAGTCTGAAGTTCCTAAAGCAGACAAGCTGAAAACACCTCCTCCCCCTCCTCCGGCCCCCAAAACCTCACCTTCAGAACCTCAACTTCCTCCCAAGGAAAAGGAAAGACGG GTTCCCATGCCAAGACTAAGAAAAAGAGTTGCTACACGGTTGAAGGATTCACAAAATACATTTGCAATGTTGACCACATTTAATGAAGTGGACAT GACTAATCTGATGAAGCTCCGCTCTGATTACAAAGATGCCTTTGTGGAAAAACATGGTGTGAAGCTGGGACTCATGTCTGGTTTTCTCAAG GCTGCCGTGTCTGGACTCCAAAATCAACCAATCATCAATGCAGTCATCGATGGCGATGACATCATATACAGGGACTACATTGATGTCAGTATAGCTGTTGGTACACCTAAG GGCCTTGTGGTTCCAGTTATCCGCAATGCGGATAGAATGAACTTTGCGGATATAGAAAAGGAGATCAACACCCTAGCTAAGAAGGCTAACAATGGGACAATTTCGATAGATGAGATGGCTGGAGGCACATTCACCGTTTCTAACGGTGGCGTCTATGGAAGTCTTCTCAGTACACCAATCATCAACCCCCCACAA TCTGCTATCCTAGGAATGCACTCCATAGTGTCCCGTCCGATGGTGGTTGATGGTAACATTGTCCCAAGGCCGATGATGTATATCGCTCTGACCTACGATCACCGATTAATTGATGGAAGAGAAGCTGTCTTCTTCCTGCGACGTATTAAAGATGTGGTTGAGGATCCACGAAGGCTTCTTCTCGACTTGGAGCCACATTGA